GATCACCGAGGGCGATCACCGAGACGCCACGGGCGGCGAACGCCCCGAGCAGCGCGGCGGTCGACTCGGTCGCCTCCTGCGCGTCGTCGACGACGATGAGCCGCACGCGTGCGAGCAGGCCGAGGGCCGCCTCGGCCGAGGCATCCGTCGTGCTGCGACGCACGATCGCTGCGGCGAACGCGCCGAGTTCTGACGAGTCGTACTGGTTCGGGCGCAGCTGCGCCTTCACCTCGTCGTACTCCTCGAGGAACGCGGCGGCGGCGACCCACTCGGGCCGGCCGGTGCGCTCGCCGAGCGCGGCCAGCGTGGGCGCGTCGACGCCGTGCTCGACGGCCCGCATGAGCAGGTCGCGGAGCTCTGAGCGGAACCCCCTGAGCACCCGCACCTCGGGCGTCAGCGGGTCGGGCCACGCCGGCCCGAACCCGTCGCGGATGCCGCCCTCGAGCAGCTCGCCGATGATCTGGTCGTGCTCGGCGCCCGTGAGCAGCGTCACCGAGGTGCCCGTGAACGCCCGCACCAACTGGAAGGCGAGCGAGTTCGCCGTGCGCGCGAGCGGCCCCCGCGTCGTGACACCCAGCCGCACCGCGAGGCGGTCGCGCAGCGCAGTCGCCGCGACACGCGTCGCCGAGAGCACGAGCACCTCGTCGGTGGCGTGGCCCAGGCGCTCGATGCGGTCGGCGACGAGGTCGATCGCGAACGTGGTCTTGCCGCTGCCGGGGGCCCCGAAGACTGCCACGTGCTCGTCTGCCGCGAGCCTCGACACGGGGGCTTCGGATGTCGCGGTGACGTGCATGTCGGCAACGCTAACGGGTTCCGCCGACAGTGAACCTGCACCGGCCCCGCGAGCCGGTGTCGTAGGGTTGGCGCAAGAGCAGAAAGGCGTACCGTGGACGTTCGCATCGGCATTCAGAACTCCCCCCGTGAACTCGGATTCGAGACTTCGCAGTCAGCTGCGGAGGTCGAGCAGGCGGTCGCCGCGGCACTCGCCGGCCAGTCGCCGCTGCTGACGCTCACCGACGACAAGGGCACCCGCTACGTCGTGCCCTCGGCCGCGCTCGCCTACGTCGAGATCGGTTCAGAGGAGTCGCGTCGCGTCGGATTCGTCGCCTGACATGGAGCTCATCTTCGTCGTCGTCGGCGGCGCCATCCTGGGTCTTGCAACGCAGTTCGTCGTGCCGCTCCGGCACCTCAGGGGCGTGGCCGTGGGCTCGGCGATCGGCGCCGGCGTCGCCGCCGTCGTGTGGGTCGCGCTGACCTGGCTCGGCTGGGCATGGGACGGCGGATGGATCTGGGTCGCAGCCCTCGTCGCCTCGGCTCTCGTGCCGGCCGCGGTGCTGTACCTCATCTCCCCGCGCCGTGAGCGAGCGGATGCCGTGCTCTTCGAGCGCCTCTCCCGCCCGGGCGTCGTTCGCGCCTGACGCGAACCTCGCTGCCGCGCTGCCGTGCCGTCAGCCGTGAGCCCGACCACGCTCGAGCTGAGGGATCGGGGCGCGCTCAGGCCGTGAGGCCGAGCGCATCCATGCGGCGCGTGTGCGCGGCGATGAGCTCGGTGAAGACCGGCTCGACGTCGGCGCCGCGATCGCGCGAGTCCGACGCGCGCAGCGCCGACCGTGCGATCAGCAACGTGTCGCCGACGAGACTGCGGCCCCAGAGGGCGAGTCGGTCGGCGAGACCGGGCTCCGCCGCGATCGCCGCGAACAACTCGTCGTGCAGCACGCCCGCCGATGCCTCGTCTTCGGCGAGGATCGCGCGCACCCGCGTCGCGAGTTCACCGGGCAGGCCCTCGGCGAGCCGGGAGAAGTAGTCGTCGAGCATGCCGGCGGTGACATGGATGCCGAGCAGCAGCTCGTACCAGTCGGCCCCGGCGCTCGCCAGACGGAATCGCTCCGCCGCGGGCGCGAACGGCGCCATCACCTCGACGGGCTCGACGTCGAGGCGACGCAACTCGGCGATCAGCGCGTGGTGCTGGCGCAGCGCACCGCCTGCGGCGCGGCTGAGCCCCTCTTTCGCCGACAGCGTCGGCGCCGTCGCGACGGAGCGTGCGAGCGACTCGAAGAACTCGAGCTGGATGTAGGCGGCCTGCCCGAGGAACGGCACGGGCTCGGGAACGAGTTCGGTGAAATCCACCTTCGCGAGCGCGGTCGGCGCGACACGCGGGCGCAGCCGAGGCATCTCGGGGCGCGGAAGGCGCCGATTCGACCAGAAGACCACGCAGACAGCCTATCCGAGGCAGTGCGGGAGTCTCGGCTCCAGAAGACCACGCAAACGGCCCATCCGGGGCGTTCAGGGAGTCTCGGATAGGGTAGAGGGTGCATGCGGGCGATGGATCCGCAGCCGTGCGCCTGGAGTTGAGAACGGGGCGCGCATCCGACCGCCACCTCGAGCAACACGAACAGGCAGACTTTTGACCACATTCACCGACCTCGGCATCGCGTCCGACATCGTCGACGCCCTCGCCGGGAAGGGCATCATCGATGCCTTCCCCATCCAGGAACAGACCATCCCCCTCGCCCTCGCGGGCCAGGACATCATCGGCCAGGCCAAGACCGGCACGGGCAAGACCTTCGGGTTCGGCCTGCCGATCATCCAGCGCCTCGGCGACGACCCCGAGGGTGGCGTCAAGGCGCTCGTCGTCGTGCCGACCCGTGAGCTCTGCGTGCAGGTCACCGAAGACCTCGAGCTCGCGACATCCAATCGCCCGACCAAGATCGTGTCGATCTACGGCGGCAAGGCCTACGAAGGCCAGATCGAGCAGCTCAAGGCCGGCGCGCAGATCGTCGTCGGCACCCCCGGGCGCCTCCTCGACCTCGCCTCGCAGCGCCTCCTCTCGCTGAAGAACGTGCAAGAGATGGTGCTCGACGAGGCCGACAAGATGCTCGACCTCGGCTTCCTCGCGGACATCGAGAAGCTCATGGCGCAGACGCCCGCGACTCGCCACACGATGCTGTTCTCGGCCACGATGCCGGGACCGATCGTGGCACTCGCGCGCCGCTTCATGGTGCGCCCCATCCACATCCGCGCGACCGACCCCGACGAGGGCCTCACGCAGGCGAACATCAAGCACCTCGTCTACCGGGCGCACTCGCTCGACAAGGACGAGGTCATCTCGCGCATCCTCCAGGCCGAGGGCCGCGGCAAGACCGTGATCTTCACGCGCACGAAGCGCGCGGCGGCCAAGCTCGTCGAAGAGCTCAACGACCGCGGCTTCAACGCCGCGGCGGTGCACGGCGACCTGAACCAGGACCAGCGCGAGCGCGCCATGGCCGCCTTCAAGGCCGGCAAGAAAGACGTGCTCATCGCCACGGATGTCGCGGCGCGCGGCATCGACGTCGACGACGTGACGCACGTCATCAACCACACCATCCCCGACGACGACAAGGCGTACCTGCACCGCGTGGGCCGCACCGGCCGCGCCGGCAAGACCGGCATCGCCGTGACGTTCGTCGACTGGGACGACCTGCACAAGTGGGCGCTCATCAACCGCGCCCTCGAGTTCGGCCAGCCCGAGCCGACCGAGACGTACTCGTCGAGCCCGCACCTCTTCTCCGACCTCGACATCCCCGCCGGCACCAAGGGCCGCCTGAAGCCGTCGTCCGCGGTCGCCGCGCCGACGCGCTCGGCCACGGCCGGACGCAGCGAGGGCCGCTCCGGCGGTCGTTCCGAGGGCCGCTCCGGCGGTCGTTCCGAGGGCGGTTCCGAGCGAGCGGATGCCGGCGCGGAGCGCGCCCCCCGTACCCGCAGCCGTAACCGCACGCGCGGTGGCAAGCCGGCCGGCGAGACCGCGGGCGTCGCCCCCGAGTCCGCGTCGACCGAGGCTGCTGGAGCGCCCGCAGCTCACGCTGCCCCGGCCGAAGCCGTCGCCGTCAAGGAGCCCGGCACGGGCACGCACGACGGCAAGGGCCACGAGCACCACGACGGCAACGCCGCTCCCCCGCGTCGCCGCCGTCGCCGCGGCCCCCGCACCGGTGGCACCACGCCCCAGGTGTAACCAGCAGATACGTCTCAGCGCCCGCTCGGCTTCGGCCGGGCGGGCGCTGTGCGTTCGGCGGCTTCACGCCGGAGGACTTTGCACGGATACCTACTGTCGAAGGTCCTGTCGCAGTCGGTCGGCCGTCGCGACATCTGCGGCGTCGTGGTGCGTTCGGGGCCAGGTCCAGGCGGAGCGCAGGATGAAGGCCAGGAGCAGCACCTCCATTCCGATGGAGAGGCCGTAGAAGAAGGCCCACTCCCAGGTCGCCCCTGCCGCATTGAACACCGAGTACGGGATGTAGAGCGATGCCACGATGAGGTTCGTGGCGCGGTTCACCCGGGCGGGCAGCGTCATGGAGAGCATCACCATCAGGGCCGGGATCGCCACGGACGCGAGCATGACGGTCAACAACGTCGGGCTGACGTCGAACCTCCAGACGAGGCCATTGAGGATGCCGTCGACGACGCCGGGCTTGTAGAGGTTGAAGAAGTCGACGTAGATGTACAGGAACATGAAGCTGGTCCATGCGGCGGCGAGCTTGGCTCGCACGGAGATCGGCGGGTCGGCGAGCACGTTCGGAGTGTGCGTTCGGATGGTCATCGGTTCGTCTTTCGAGAGGAGCGGTCCGTCCGCCGGAGTGGCGGCAGGTTTGGGCGTGCAAGCGCACGGGTCGGGTCGTTCTTCGGCGGTCCGGTTGTCAGACGGTGATCACGACCTTCCCTCGGGTGTGGCCGGCCGCGACATGGCGGAGTGCGTCGGCTGCGTCATCGAGGGGGTAGGTGCGGTCGATGACGGGCGTGATCTGCCCGGTCGTGAGCAGGTCGGCCAGGGTGAGCAGGTCCTGGCGCTTCTCGACCGACGTGAAGGGCTTCAGTTGCTGACGGGTGAACCCGGACAGCACGTGCGCTGTGACGATTCGTCCGATGGGGCCGAGCCAGCGGCCGCCGTGACCGCTGTTGGGGATCAGGGTGCCGGTGGGCGTCAGCGCTCGGCGGACAGCCGCGAGCGGCTGGGCTTCCACGTTGTCGAGGATGACGTCGTAGCGCTGCTCGGCGCGGGTGAAGTCGGTCTTCGTGTAGTCGACGACGTGGTCGGCACCGAGCGAGCGGACCAACTCGACGTTGCGGGTGCTGCACACCCCCGTCACCTCGGCACCGAGGGCCTTGGCGATCTGTACGGCGAAGGACCCCACACCGCCCGACGCGCCCGTGACCAGCACCGTCTGTCCCGGCTGAACGTGTGCGATCTTGCGCAAAGCCTGCAACGCCGTCAGGGCTGACGTGGGCACCGCTGCCGCGTGCACGACCGACAGGTTGGCGGGCACGGACACGAGGTTGTCCGCCGGGACGCAGGCGTACTCCGCGAGCGTTCCAGCGGTGCTCCAGCCGAACACCTCGTCGCCGGGGCGGAGCGCGGTGACGTCCTTCCCGACCGCTGCCACCACGCCTGCGAGATCCCTGCCAGGGATGCCGTGGCGCGGCCGGCGGAGCCCGAACACCAGGCGCACCACGTACGGCTCCCCGGTCATGACGAAGTAGTCGCCAGGATGCACCGCGGCCGCACCCACCTGGACGAGCACCTCGCCTCGACCGGGCGACGGGATCCCGACCTCGGACGACGCGAGCACTGACGGCGGGCCGTAGCGGTGCTGGACGGCGGCCCGCATTGTCACCGCCCCGGCCCCACCCGCCCCCGACACCAGGCGTTTTCCTGCATTCGATCGCTGTTCGATTCCCACAGAAGACTCCTCACATCCGAGTGGCGACGTCGCTGTCGTACGCTGTACTTCGTACGCTGTACCACGCGTAGTACACCGTACTATTGTCGTACGCTGGACGATTGTCAAGCCGTTTGAGCGAGCGAGGGGACCCGTGTCTGCGAAGGAACGACGCCAGGTCACGTCAGACGCCGGGCTGAGCAAGCAGCGAGTGGTGGCCGAGGCGGTCCGGCTCGCCGACCGCGAGGGGGTCGACGGGCTGAGCATGCGCCGGCTCGCTGGCGAGCTCGGCGCGGGAGCGATGTCGCTCTACTACTACGTGGCGAGCAAAGACGAGCTGCTGGACGCCATGATCGACATCGTGTTCGAGGAGATCGAACTCCCGCCCGAAGACACCGACTGGCAGTCGGCCATGCGACAGGAGGCGGTCTCCACCCGACAGGTGCTCGCACGCCACCCGTGGGCGATCAGCCTGATGGAGTCGCGGACGACCCCGGGTCCCGCGAACCTCCGCCACCGCGAAGCGGTCACCGCCTGCCTGCGAAAGGCCGGCTTCTCGGTCCTGACGGCGACGCACGCCAACTGGACACTCAACAGCTATGTCTACGGTTACGCCCTGCAGGCGTCCAGCCTGCCGTTCGAAACCGCCGACGAGCTCGCGGACATGACCGAGGACGTCTACCTGCCCCAGCTTCCTCCTGACGAGTTCCCCTACCTCAACGAGTCCGCCGCGGCGCTCGTCGCTGCCGGCTACGACCCGACGGAGGAGTTCATCTTCGGCCTCGACCTCGTCCTGGCCGCCCTCGAACCCCTGAGAGTCTCCGCATAGCGACGCTCAGTCACGGGCAGGCAGACCCCATGTCCTGCTGAATTTCGTTTCGCGTTCAGCGTGCGATCGTCGACGTCGGCACGTCGATTCGTTCGCCGGCATCAGTTGCGGGGCCACCACGCTCGGCGACGGTGCCCTCTGTTGAGGTCGACACGTACCGCCAGGCCCACATGGTCAGCACGGCCGTGAGCAGGATCATGATCACCGCGAGTGGAACATGCAGAGCGGTCAGGCCGCGGAATCCCGCGAACGCCAGCAACGACATGAACGCGAGCAAGGCGACGGTCGCCCAGATCGGCCAGCGAGGCGCCTGCCCGAGTCGACGTGCGAGCACCGCGGCGATGATGCTGAGGATCAACGCGATACCCGCCACCGTCGCCATTTCGCGATGCCACGCGAACGCCGACGACAGCCCGCCCATGAACAGGCCGGCCAGCACCGCCTGACCGAACATGAGGAGCGCGGTCACCGTCAGCGAGACCCGCAGGAACCGCATCGGCCACCGGCGGGATTCGCGAGCCGGGTCATTGATCGAGGACATGATCGGAGCCTATCCATTAGATCCAAATGGATCAATTGCAATTGGATCGAATTTGAGACAATCGACCATGAGCAATGACAGCGGGCAGGTCTCGATCGAGGTGGGGCTGCTGCTCCACCAGGTCTACACGCTGGCGACGCACCGGTTGAACGACGCGCTGCGGCCCATGGACCTGGCCAGTCGGCACGTCACGGTGATGTTCCTGATCCGCGACGGCGTGCAGACCCAACGCGACCTCGTCGCGCGACTCAACACCGACAAGACCGGCATGGTGCGAGTGATTGACGACCTCGAACGACTCGGCTACGTCACGCGAACGCCCTCGACGCTCGACCGCAGGGTCACGATCCTCGCCCTCACGACCAACGGCGAAGATGCCCTCCGGACTGCGCAGCAGCACACCAAGCGTGTCTCAGCAGAGCTCTTCCACGCCGTCAGCCCCGACGAGCTGCGCCTGCTGAAGTCGATCCTGCAGCGCACACTCGCCCCGATCGGTGAGTGACGATAATCACTGGCGCCGTTGGTCGGCGCCGGCCGCCCCGCGGGCAAAGGCCGCGATCCGCTGCTCGAGCCGTGCCTTCGCTGCGGGCCATTCGTCCGCGAGGATCGAGTACACGGCGGTGTCACGCCAGCTGCCGTCCGCTCTCTTCTGATCGCGCCGCAGGACCCCCTCGAACTCGGCGCCCAGTCGTTCGATCGCACTGCGGGATCGCGCATTCACCGAGTCCGCCTGGATCCTGACCCGGTTGAAGCCGCTGTCGAATGCGAGACCGAGCGTGAGCAGCTTGGTTTCGGGGTTCACGATCGTGCCCCATGCCTCGGGGCAGTATGCGGTAGCTCCGAGGTGTGCGCTCTCGTGTTCGAGATCGAAGTCGCCCATCCACGTCGCGCCGACGACACGGGCCTTCCCAGTCCTGGTCGAAGAGCGGATCGTCCAAGCGAGCGAGGCCGCATCGCCGTCGAAGTAATAGGACGCTGCGAACACGCGGAATTCGTCGAGGTTGGTCGGCAGCGCCGCGATGCCACCGCCGAATCCGCCCACGAAGACCTCGTGTCGGGCCAACGCCTGGTACAGATCAGGGATGTCGGAAGCCAACATCGGTGTCAACCTCACGGCGGAGCCGACGAGCTCGCGGGGCGCTGGAAGCGTTGCGGTCATCGAACCAGTGTCACACCTCACCTTGTCCGGATCGTTCACCCCGCTCCTCCCGCCGAAGTCGCACTGCTTGTCGCCCCGACCCGGGCGACGAGACCACGACGAACGGCCAGGCGTCGCAAGCGGCGATCGGATGCACGGGCGTGAAGCCGCAGGCTCGTGAACGCCTGCTCACCTGTCGGAATCATCGCCACCTCATTCCAAGCCAAGGAAGCGGAATCGATGGTCCGTTGTCCTCATCTTGGAGAGCGGTACATTCCGACATCGTTCATTTCGTGCCACCGACCGCGTCGGCACAGGTCAACCA
The DNA window shown above is from Agromyces cerinus and carries:
- a CDS encoding NAD(P)-dependent alcohol dehydrogenase; translated protein: MRAAVQHRYGPPSVLASSEVGIPSPGRGEVLVQVGAAAVHPGDYFVMTGEPYVVRLVFGLRRPRHGIPGRDLAGVVAAVGKDVTALRPGDEVFGWSTAGTLAEYACVPADNLVSVPANLSVVHAAAVPTSALTALQALRKIAHVQPGQTVLVTGASGGVGSFAVQIAKALGAEVTGVCSTRNVELVRSLGADHVVDYTKTDFTRAEQRYDVILDNVEAQPLAAVRRALTPTGTLIPNSGHGGRWLGPIGRIVTAHVLSGFTRQQLKPFTSVEKRQDLLTLADLLTTGQITPVIDRTYPLDDAADALRHVAAGHTRGKVVITV
- a CDS encoding MarR family winged helix-turn-helix transcriptional regulator, with amino-acid sequence MSNDSGQVSIEVGLLLHQVYTLATHRLNDALRPMDLASRHVTVMFLIRDGVQTQRDLVARLNTDKTGMVRVIDDLERLGYVTRTPSTLDRRVTILALTTNGEDALRTAQQHTKRVSAELFHAVSPDELRLLKSILQRTLAPIGE
- a CDS encoding TetR/AcrR family transcriptional regulator — encoded protein: MSAKERRQVTSDAGLSKQRVVAEAVRLADREGVDGLSMRRLAGELGAGAMSLYYYVASKDELLDAMIDIVFEEIELPPEDTDWQSAMRQEAVSTRQVLARHPWAISLMESRTTPGPANLRHREAVTACLRKAGFSVLTATHANWTLNSYVYGYALQASSLPFETADELADMTEDVYLPQLPPDEFPYLNESAAALVAAGYDPTEEFIFGLDLVLAALEPLRVSA
- a CDS encoding DUF3107 domain-containing protein, translating into MDVRIGIQNSPRELGFETSQSAAEVEQAVAAALAGQSPLLTLTDDKGTRYVVPSAALAYVEIGSEESRRVGFVA
- a CDS encoding DUF6326 family protein, which codes for MTIRTHTPNVLADPPISVRAKLAAAWTSFMFLYIYVDFFNLYKPGVVDGILNGLVWRFDVSPTLLTVMLASVAIPALMVMLSMTLPARVNRATNLIVASLYIPYSVFNAAGATWEWAFFYGLSIGMEVLLLAFILRSAWTWPRTHHDAADVATADRLRQDLRQ
- a CDS encoding DEAD/DEAH box helicase, which translates into the protein MTTFTDLGIASDIVDALAGKGIIDAFPIQEQTIPLALAGQDIIGQAKTGTGKTFGFGLPIIQRLGDDPEGGVKALVVVPTRELCVQVTEDLELATSNRPTKIVSIYGGKAYEGQIEQLKAGAQIVVGTPGRLLDLASQRLLSLKNVQEMVLDEADKMLDLGFLADIEKLMAQTPATRHTMLFSATMPGPIVALARRFMVRPIHIRATDPDEGLTQANIKHLVYRAHSLDKDEVISRILQAEGRGKTVIFTRTKRAAAKLVEELNDRGFNAAAVHGDLNQDQRERAMAAFKAGKKDVLIATDVAARGIDVDDVTHVINHTIPDDDKAYLHRVGRTGRAGKTGIAVTFVDWDDLHKWALINRALEFGQPEPTETYSSSPHLFSDLDIPAGTKGRLKPSSAVAAPTRSATAGRSEGRSGGRSEGRSGGRSEGGSERADAGAERAPRTRSRNRTRGGKPAGETAGVAPESASTEAAGAPAAHAAPAEAVAVKEPGTGTHDGKGHEHHDGNAAPPRRRRRRGPRTGGTTPQV
- a CDS encoding ferritin-like fold-containing protein, with translation MVFWSNRRLPRPEMPRLRPRVAPTALAKVDFTELVPEPVPFLGQAAYIQLEFFESLARSVATAPTLSAKEGLSRAAGGALRQHHALIAELRRLDVEPVEVMAPFAPAAERFRLASAGADWYELLLGIHVTAGMLDDYFSRLAEGLPGELATRVRAILAEDEASAGVLHDELFAAIAAEPGLADRLALWGRSLVGDTLLIARSALRASDSRDRGADVEPVFTELIAAHTRRMDALGLTA
- a CDS encoding GNAT family N-acetyltransferase, producing MTATLPAPRELVGSAVRLTPMLASDIPDLYQALARHEVFVGGFGGGIAALPTNLDEFRVFAASYYFDGDAASLAWTIRSSTRTGKARVVGATWMGDFDLEHESAHLGATAYCPEAWGTIVNPETKLLTLGLAFDSGFNRVRIQADSVNARSRSAIERLGAEFEGVLRRDQKRADGSWRDTAVYSILADEWPAAKARLEQRIAAFARGAAGADQRRQ